The Salinibaculum sp. SYNS191 genome has a window encoding:
- a CDS encoding protein-glutamate methylesterase/protein-glutamine glutaminase produces the protein MVGRRPRAVVADDSHFMRSVISDMLEDGGIEVVGEARNGREAVETVADLDPDVVTMDVEMPEMNGIEAVDRIMSEHPTPVLMLSAHTDENADVTFEALDKGAVDFFTKPGGEVSMEMSRLEDQLVDMVTSVAEVDPADSGGDDGPSRTGTPSTRTYVDNPTLLIGSSTGGPKMVERVMSELPLAADFRVLVVQHMPDGFTGRFAQRIDARSDYDVREAGHGDRIGGGEALVAQGGKHMVVSNYRSGRMRVKLNEDPPVNSVRPAVDTTMTSAAEVVTDPLVGVILTGMGEDGAAGIEDIKAAGGRTIAQDEETSAVFGMPKRAIETGTVDEVLPIEDIVDGILHTARAEVN, from the coding sequence ATGGTCGGGAGACGCCCCCGGGCGGTCGTCGCCGACGACTCCCACTTCATGCGGAGTGTCATCTCGGACATGCTCGAGGACGGCGGCATCGAGGTGGTCGGCGAGGCACGAAACGGTCGCGAGGCCGTCGAGACGGTCGCTGACCTTGACCCCGACGTCGTGACGATGGACGTCGAGATGCCCGAGATGAACGGCATCGAGGCGGTCGACCGCATCATGTCCGAGCACCCGACGCCGGTCCTGATGCTGTCGGCCCACACCGACGAGAACGCCGACGTGACCTTCGAGGCGCTCGACAAGGGTGCCGTCGACTTCTTCACGAAACCCGGCGGCGAGGTGTCGATGGAGATGTCTCGGCTGGAGGACCAGCTCGTCGACATGGTGACGAGCGTCGCCGAGGTCGACCCCGCGGACTCCGGCGGGGACGACGGCCCCTCGCGGACGGGGACGCCGTCGACGCGGACCTACGTCGACAACCCGACGCTGCTCATCGGGTCCTCGACGGGCGGCCCGAAGATGGTCGAACGCGTCATGTCGGAGCTCCCGCTGGCGGCGGACTTTCGCGTGCTCGTCGTCCAGCACATGCCAGACGGGTTCACCGGGCGGTTCGCACAGCGCATCGACGCCCGCAGCGACTACGACGTTCGCGAGGCCGGCCACGGCGACCGCATCGGCGGCGGGGAGGCACTCGTCGCCCAGGGCGGCAAGCACATGGTGGTCTCGAACTACCGCAGCGGGCGCATGCGGGTGAAACTCAACGAGGACCCGCCGGTCAACAGCGTCCGTCCCGCCGTCGACACGACGATGACCTCCGCCGCGGAGGTCGTCACGGACCCGCTGGTCGGCGTCATCCTGACCGGGATGGGCGAGGACGGCGCGGCCGGCATCGAGGACATCAAGGCGGCCGGTGGCCGGACCATCGCACAGGACGAGGAGACGTCGGCGGTGTTCGGGATGCCAAAGCGGGCCATCGAGACGGGTACCGTCGACGAGGTGCTCCCCATCGAGGACATCGTTGACGGGATTCTGCACACGGCACGAGCAGAGGTGAACTAA
- a CDS encoding CheF family chemotaxis protein translates to MSEGEQKLADQRGQFAQVVKDGRKVPDVEWVGGRILLSTKRLVLVSNEGKRTIPLSRIRTIKGRQDANQPLAQVSSYISLQMGGDVTLISPKDHEAFEHTLYRAILDQEVILAKHPAVEGGVVQDTGWEKGRLKIDEGEVDLAIATGQFVEIDIDDVGSVEQHEATVAGEERAVVEVEHTEDATAVQTNISGKRQHVQVLASLLRKGEQKNTTDVELSDEESEVLMALYSGVSPFQISEFVGMDVETVEETFDDLIEQGILEERRVRREVTLKARGRHIASEAMGEE, encoded by the coding sequence ATGAGCGAGGGTGAACAGAAGCTGGCGGACCAGCGCGGCCAGTTCGCGCAGGTCGTCAAGGACGGGCGGAAAGTGCCCGACGTGGAGTGGGTCGGCGGCCGTATCCTCCTCTCGACGAAGCGACTCGTGCTCGTGAGCAACGAGGGCAAGCGCACCATCCCGCTGTCGCGCATCCGGACCATCAAGGGCCGCCAGGACGCCAACCAGCCGCTCGCGCAGGTGTCGAGCTACATCTCGCTGCAGATGGGCGGGGACGTCACGCTCATCTCGCCGAAGGACCACGAGGCGTTCGAACACACCCTCTACAGGGCGATTCTCGACCAGGAGGTCATCCTCGCGAAACACCCCGCCGTCGAGGGCGGCGTCGTCCAGGACACCGGCTGGGAGAAGGGCCGGCTGAAGATAGACGAGGGCGAGGTCGACCTCGCCATCGCCACCGGGCAGTTCGTCGAAATCGACATCGACGACGTCGGGTCCGTCGAGCAACACGAGGCGACGGTCGCGGGCGAGGAGCGGGCGGTCGTCGAGGTCGAACACACCGAGGACGCCACCGCGGTCCAGACGAACATCTCCGGCAAGCGCCAGCACGTGCAGGTACTCGCCTCGCTGCTCCGGAAGGGCGAGCAGAAGAACACCACCGACGTCGAACTCTCCGACGAGGAGAGCGAGGTGTTGATGGCGCTGTACTCCGGCGTCTCGCCGTTCCAGATTTCGGAGTTCGTCGGGATGGACGTCGAGACCGTCGAGGAGACGTTCGACGACCTCATCGAACAGGGCATCCTCGAAGAGCGGCGCGTCCGCCGCGAGGTGACGCTGAAAGCCCGCGGCCGGCACATCGCGAGTGAAGCGATGGGTGAGGAGTAG
- a CDS encoding HEAT repeat domain-containing protein, with protein MSLYEYEREGNAQELIGALRRSENPRVRQRAAEMLGRLEDHDDRDDIVRALVQAADEEEGQVAAEAIDALDQLGQDALEQLLTRMANVDLDDDAADWMKAKAFVRALSADVPELRMAAANALGELEVEDAVPELAKVFDDRDPRVRARAARATGVIGDARATDPLTGLLSDPKAGVRREAAEALGNIGNRQALQALLELYDDSDERVRRIAVAGFGSFDNDRPVEALINALGDESSAVRRTAVYSLIQLLANVPTEKSHEIRETVVERLSETDDATVVEPLVEILRQSTQPAQVRNTAWLLGRVTEDQTNHDAIDALVDVLQEGDQMAQQFAATSLAEIGGSHVERKLLEIAEDTDGDSTARGHAVFTLGKVGDEETGRRIEQLLDDTEDEQVRQKAFSALSKLGGHSGM; from the coding sequence ATGTCGCTGTACGAGTACGAGCGCGAGGGGAACGCCCAGGAACTCATCGGGGCGCTCCGGCGCTCGGAGAACCCGCGCGTCCGCCAGCGAGCCGCCGAGATGCTGGGGCGGCTGGAGGACCACGACGACCGCGACGACATCGTCAGAGCGCTGGTTCAGGCTGCCGACGAGGAGGAGGGGCAGGTCGCCGCCGAGGCCATCGACGCGCTCGACCAGCTCGGTCAGGACGCGCTGGAGCAGCTGCTCACGCGGATGGCGAACGTCGACCTCGACGACGACGCCGCCGACTGGATGAAGGCAAAGGCCTTCGTCCGCGCGCTGTCGGCGGATGTCCCCGAACTCCGGATGGCCGCGGCGAACGCGCTGGGGGAACTGGAGGTGGAAGACGCGGTCCCGGAACTGGCGAAAGTGTTCGACGACAGGGACCCCCGGGTCCGTGCTCGCGCCGCCCGCGCGACCGGCGTCATCGGCGACGCACGCGCGACTGACCCGCTCACGGGACTGCTCTCGGACCCGAAGGCCGGCGTCCGCCGCGAGGCCGCGGAGGCGCTGGGGAACATCGGCAACCGCCAGGCGCTGCAGGCGCTTCTGGAGCTGTACGACGACAGCGACGAGCGCGTCCGGCGCATCGCCGTCGCCGGCTTCGGGAGTTTCGACAACGACCGCCCGGTCGAGGCGCTCATCAACGCGCTGGGCGACGAGTCCTCGGCCGTCCGGCGGACCGCCGTCTACTCGCTCATCCAGTTGCTCGCGAACGTCCCGACCGAGAAGAGCCACGAGATTCGCGAGACTGTCGTCGAGCGGCTCTCGGAGACCGACGACGCCACCGTGGTCGAACCGCTGGTCGAGATTCTCCGCCAGAGCACCCAGCCCGCCCAGGTGCGCAACACGGCGTGGCTGCTCGGCCGGGTGACCGAAGACCAGACCAACCACGACGCAATCGACGCGCTGGTCGACGTCCTCCAGGAGGGCGACCAGATGGCCCAGCAGTTCGCCGCGACGAGCCTCGCCGAAATCGGCGGCAGCCACGTCGAGCGGAAACTCCTGGAGATAGCCGAGGACACGGACGGGGACAGCACGGCCCGCGGCCACGCGGTCTTCACGCTGGGGAAGGTCGGCGACGAGGAGACGGGCCGGCGCATCGAGCAACTGCTCGACGACACCGAGGACGAGCAGGTCAGACAGAAGGCCTTCTCGGCGCTGTCGAAGCTGGGCGGTCACTCCGGGATGTGA
- a CDS encoding DUF7112 family protein, protein MSDRVPSDSDAVDTHRAHVETVGRTARPRVPVPEAIDLAVGDVIRLSLEGDTYHTQIAEALDGTPDIRGAFANARLARTPNEGEDHLRPWTEAVGLSAGDPVLVDVVTPGFKIGLRRPGERVVYEATDAPSGSLADIARDLDG, encoded by the coding sequence GTGAGCGACCGCGTCCCGTCCGACAGCGACGCCGTCGATACCCACCGCGCGCACGTCGAGACGGTCGGGCGGACCGCCCGCCCGCGGGTGCCGGTGCCGGAAGCTATCGACCTCGCCGTCGGTGACGTGATTCGACTCTCGCTGGAAGGCGACACGTACCACACACAGATAGCGGAGGCCCTCGACGGCACGCCCGACATCCGCGGGGCCTTCGCCAACGCGCGCCTGGCGCGGACACCGAACGAGGGCGAGGACCACCTCCGGCCGTGGACCGAAGCCGTCGGACTCAGTGCTGGGGACCCCGTGCTGGTCGACGTGGTGACACCGGGGTTCAAAATCGGACTGCGCCGGCCGGGCGAGCGGGTCGTCTACGAGGCGACGGACGCGCCGTCGGGGTCGCTGGCCGACATCGCGCGGGACCTCGACGGCTAG
- a CDS encoding dCTP deaminase: protein MDYAQFLTDVVHEPTQTEGRGFDLTVAEVYEVTGPGRVDFGGGELEQAETTPHDSQKRDPDDDYEWWHLDAGQYLIEYNEAIAGDGMTFTLQTRDELLARGAFHPTLHVTELPRVPLSVGGAGIRIKENARVSTLVAAESE from the coding sequence ATGGACTACGCGCAGTTCCTGACCGACGTCGTCCACGAACCGACACAGACCGAGGGGCGGGGGTTCGACCTGACCGTCGCCGAGGTGTACGAGGTGACCGGACCGGGTCGCGTCGACTTCGGCGGCGGCGAACTGGAACAGGCGGAGACGACGCCCCACGACAGCCAGAAGCGCGACCCCGACGACGACTACGAGTGGTGGCACCTGGACGCCGGACAGTACCTCATCGAGTACAACGAGGCCATCGCCGGCGACGGCATGACGTTCACGCTCCAGACCCGCGACGAACTGCTCGCCCGCGGTGCCTTCCACCCGACGCTGCACGTCACGGAATTGCCCCGCGTGCCCCTGTCGGTCGGCGGCGCGGGCATCCGCATCAAGGAGAACGCGCGCGTCTCGACGCTGGTGGCCGCCGAGTCCGAGTAG
- a CDS encoding CheF family chemotaxis protein — protein sequence MSESVIADFVAKFNSESTARGKPATGRVVLSQKRLVLAANDEEKATIPLSAVFDVAVGHVPDDLGDFFDSTVTIAFERNGNRYVAAVEAGDDKIEKFSTVLFKAILNGTDMTVKHPARVGGRVTDSEYAPAKLFLQPRTVEFRGRDGSVDISLSTVTEFSRSTREIHGTKAPVLEVRHMDEGQSTLTMAATDSPRKMSILGRYLRLEYSDLMGELEDVEINNDEKEILVALYSGAGEQGMSLASVVGKDPSKVTMMLNSLEADELVVDSKQGTKLTPKGQVVVSNHLEDVNA from the coding sequence ATGTCGGAGTCCGTCATCGCCGATTTCGTCGCCAAATTCAACTCCGAGAGCACCGCCCGGGGCAAACCCGCCACGGGTCGGGTGGTGCTCAGCCAGAAACGGCTGGTGCTGGCGGCGAACGACGAGGAGAAGGCGACGATTCCGCTCTCCGCCGTCTTCGACGTCGCCGTCGGGCACGTGCCCGACGACCTCGGCGACTTCTTCGACTCGACGGTCACCATCGCGTTCGAGCGCAACGGGAACCGCTACGTCGCGGCCGTCGAGGCCGGCGACGACAAGATAGAGAAGTTCTCGACGGTGCTGTTCAAGGCCATCCTCAACGGCACGGACATGACCGTCAAGCACCCGGCGCGGGTGGGCGGCCGCGTGACCGACAGCGAGTACGCCCCGGCGAAACTCTTTCTCCAGCCCCGGACCGTCGAGTTCAGGGGACGCGACGGCAGCGTGGACATCAGCCTCTCGACGGTCACGGAGTTCAGCCGGAGCACGCGGGAGATACACGGCACCAAGGCACCCGTCCTGGAGGTCCGCCACATGGACGAGGGGCAGTCGACGCTGACGATGGCCGCGACCGACTCCCCGCGGAAGATGTCCATCCTCGGCCGGTACCTCCGGCTCGAGTACTCGGACCTCATGGGCGAACTCGAAGACGTCGAGATAAACAACGACGAGAAGGAGATTCTCGTCGCGCTGTACTCCGGCGCGGGCGAGCAGGGCATGTCGCTGGCGAGCGTCGTCGGCAAGGACCCCTCGAAAGTGACGATGATGCTCAACAGCCTCGAAGCCGACGAACTCGTCGTGGACTCGAAGCAAGGGACGAAACTCACCCCGAAAGGGCAGGTCGTCGTGAGCAACCACCTCGAAGACGTCAACGCCTGA
- the cheA gene encoding chemotaxis protein CheA, with the protein MDDQYLDAFIRESEEEITKLNNSLLDLESDPSDREAMDQIFRTAHTLKGNFGAMGFEGASNLAHAMEDLLDEMRQGEMEVTPDVMDLIFAGVDQIEVIVGEIEDTGEPQTETDEMVSQLRAVLEEGVEVAGEGGAGGDAGTSTAGGGSGAGAADVDLDAVDVDPDDADEKVVHVAVDVGETDMPGVDAIFAMEGVEEVFDILATSPDRAAIEDGEYDDTFSLFIDAGDLGRVDAEMESVGKIAAATVTDVTDDLGGSDDNSSAGDSGGDSDHSVDEIKSVRVDVDQLDDLHGLVEQLVTSRIKLRRAVEQEDLDSAGETLNELDKITANLQNTVMDMRLIPLKKVVGKFPRMVRDLSRELGKEVDFDIEGEDIELDRTILTEISDPLMHIIRNSLDHGVEPPEERERKGKPRQGQVTLRASRERDHVIIQVEDDGAGLDVEAIEQQAIAQDVRSPEELETMDDSAIYDLVFHPGFSTVDEVTDTSGRGVGMDVVHDTVTQLDGSVDVESTPGEGTTVSLRLPVTMAIVKVLFVEVGDEEYGIPIKNVDEITRTEDMKRVNDQQVIKHNDEIYPVIDLGEAFDVPGRAATDGSGEDLDLENVEEVDDGMLVRIRESERQVALKCDSVNAQEEVVVKPLEGILSGTPGLSGTAVLGDGNIVHILDVVTL; encoded by the coding sequence ATGGACGACCAGTATCTCGACGCATTCATCCGCGAAAGTGAAGAGGAGATAACGAAACTGAACAACTCGCTGCTGGACCTGGAGTCCGACCCGAGCGACCGGGAGGCCATGGACCAGATTTTCCGGACGGCCCACACCCTGAAGGGCAACTTCGGCGCGATGGGCTTCGAGGGGGCCTCGAACCTCGCTCACGCGATGGAGGACCTGCTCGACGAGATGCGCCAGGGCGAGATGGAGGTCACCCCCGACGTGATGGACCTCATCTTCGCCGGCGTCGACCAGATAGAGGTCATCGTCGGCGAAATCGAGGACACCGGCGAACCCCAGACCGAGACGGACGAGATGGTCTCGCAACTCCGCGCGGTGCTGGAGGAGGGCGTCGAGGTCGCCGGCGAAGGCGGCGCGGGCGGTGACGCCGGCACCAGCACCGCCGGCGGCGGGTCCGGGGCAGGCGCGGCGGACGTGGACCTGGACGCCGTCGACGTCGACCCCGACGACGCCGACGAGAAGGTCGTCCACGTGGCGGTCGACGTCGGCGAGACGGACATGCCCGGCGTCGACGCCATCTTCGCCATGGAGGGCGTCGAGGAGGTGTTCGACATCCTGGCGACCAGTCCCGACCGCGCGGCCATCGAGGACGGCGAGTACGACGACACCTTCAGCCTCTTCATCGACGCCGGGGACCTGGGACGGGTCGACGCCGAGATGGAGTCGGTCGGCAAAATCGCGGCGGCGACGGTCACCGACGTGACCGACGACCTCGGCGGGTCTGACGACAACTCCTCCGCCGGGGACAGCGGCGGCGACTCGGACCACTCCGTCGACGAAATCAAGTCCGTCCGCGTCGACGTCGACCAGCTGGACGACCTGCACGGCCTGGTCGAGCAACTGGTCACCAGCCGCATCAAGCTCCGCCGGGCGGTTGAACAGGAGGACCTCGACTCGGCGGGGGAGACGCTGAACGAACTGGACAAGATTACCGCGAACCTCCAGAACACGGTGATGGACATGCGGCTCATCCCGCTGAAGAAAGTCGTCGGGAAGTTCCCCCGCATGGTCCGGGACCTCTCGCGGGAACTCGGCAAGGAGGTCGACTTCGACATCGAGGGCGAGGACATCGAACTCGACCGCACCATCCTCACCGAGATCTCCGACCCGCTGATGCACATCATCCGGAACTCCCTGGACCACGGGGTCGAGCCGCCGGAGGAACGCGAACGGAAGGGCAAGCCCCGCCAGGGCCAGGTCACGCTGCGGGCCTCCCGCGAGCGCGACCACGTCATCATCCAGGTCGAGGACGACGGGGCCGGCCTGGACGTTGAGGCCATCGAGCAGCAGGCCATCGCCCAGGACGTGCGCTCGCCGGAGGAACTGGAGACGATGGACGACTCGGCCATCTACGACCTGGTCTTTCACCCCGGCTTCTCGACGGTCGATGAAGTGACCGACACCAGCGGCCGCGGCGTCGGGATGGACGTCGTCCACGACACCGTCACGCAACTGGACGGCTCCGTCGACGTCGAGTCGACGCCCGGCGAGGGGACGACCGTCTCGCTGCGCCTGCCGGTGACGATGGCTATCGTCAAGGTGCTGTTCGTCGAGGTGGGCGACGAGGAGTACGGCATCCCCATCAAGAACGTCGACGAGATTACCCGCACGGAGGACATGAAGCGGGTCAACGACCAGCAGGTCATCAAGCACAACGACGAGATCTACCCCGTCATCGACCTCGGGGAGGCCTTCGACGTGCCCGGCCGCGCGGCGACCGACGGCAGCGGCGAGGACCTGGACCTGGAGAACGTCGAGGAGGTGGACGACGGGATGCTGGTCCGCATCCGCGAGTCCGAGCGCCAGGTCGCGCTGAAGTGTGACTCCGTCAACGCACAGGAGGAGGTGGTGGTCAAACCGCTGGAGGGCATCCTCAGTGGCACCCCCGGTCTCTCCGGGACGGCGGTACTCGGCGACGGCAACATCGTCCACATCCTCGACGTGGTGACCCTATGA
- a CDS encoding twin-arginine translocation signal domain-containing protein has product MDDRERYDRRTVLTAGAAIGATVLLAGCGSPDTVNETDGINDTDVETETEMAGAVETETETEMAEATETEMETETEAGMDETETEAGMDETETEAGMEETETETGMETASPAGNETMEGGSEMETATETAETT; this is encoded by the coding sequence ATGGACGACAGAGAGCGGTACGACCGACGAACCGTACTGACGGCCGGCGCAGCCATCGGAGCGACGGTGCTCCTCGCCGGCTGTGGCTCCCCGGATACCGTCAACGAGACAGACGGAATCAACGACACTGACGTGGAGACGGAAACCGAGATGGCAGGAGCGGTGGAGACCGAAACCGAGACGGAGATGGCTGAAGCGACAGAGACGGAGATGGAGACGGAGACCGAAGCCGGAATGGACGAAACCGAGACCGAAGCCGGAATGGACGAAACTGAGACCGAAGCCGGAATGGAAGAAACAGAGACCGAAACCGGAATGGAAACCGCGTCGCCGGCGGGAAACGAGACGATGGAAGGCGGGTCCGAGATGGAGACGGCGACAGAGACGGCCGAAACGACCTGA
- a CDS encoding 30S ribosomal protein S6e, whose product MAEFTVAVADPEDGTTYQVDVADQDANRFIGKEIGEDVDGSAVGLDGYTLEITGGSDDAGRPMREDVLGADLKNVLLEGGTGYKPQTEGERKRVTVRGREVSNATRQINATITGRGGGEVADLLGDEE is encoded by the coding sequence ATGGCAGAATTCACCGTCGCCGTCGCGGACCCCGAGGACGGCACGACCTATCAGGTAGACGTGGCAGACCAGGACGCGAACCGCTTCATCGGCAAGGAGATCGGCGAGGACGTCGACGGGAGCGCCGTCGGCCTCGACGGCTACACGCTGGAAATCACCGGCGGGTCCGACGACGCCGGCCGACCGATGCGCGAGGACGTCCTCGGCGCGGACCTCAAGAACGTCCTGCTGGAGGGCGGCACCGGCTACAAGCCCCAGACCGAGGGCGAGCGCAAGCGCGTCACCGTCCGCGGCCGCGAGGTCAGCAACGCCACCCGCCAGATCAACGCCACCATCACCGGCCGCGGCGGCGGCGAGGTCGCGGACCTGCTCGGCGACGAGGAGTGA
- a CDS encoding CheR family methyltransferase: MSRQEDRAFTSLLEYIEAEMDFESGFYNDAYLDRRITARMRRTDVDSYRAYQRLLDRDADEQDALLDSLSINVTGFFRNPDAWEKLRLVLRDLTADSRRVRIWSAPCADGREPYSVAMLALDDPDIRDRAIEITGTDINRDILREARRGQYETSQTTDIAEELEPLEDYSTYIDQDGDEFAVRDRVKEKVTFEQHDLIRGDPKRDFDLVLCRNLLIYIDADYKIPIFETIRGSLRDDGHLMIGMTETLPSESREHFEPVHKQHRIYRRD, translated from the coding sequence ATGAGTCGCCAGGAGGACCGGGCCTTCACCAGTCTGCTAGAGTACATCGAGGCGGAGATGGACTTCGAATCGGGGTTCTACAACGACGCGTACCTCGACCGCCGCATCACCGCGCGGATGCGCCGGACCGACGTCGACAGCTACCGCGCCTACCAGCGCCTGCTCGACCGCGACGCCGACGAGCAGGACGCCCTGCTCGATTCGCTCTCTATCAACGTCACCGGGTTCTTCCGCAACCCCGATGCCTGGGAGAAGCTCCGCCTGGTCCTGCGCGATTTGACGGCCGACTCCCGGCGGGTGCGCATCTGGTCGGCCCCCTGTGCCGACGGCCGGGAACCCTACTCGGTGGCGATGCTGGCGCTCGACGACCCCGACATCCGGGACCGCGCAATCGAGATTACGGGGACGGACATCAACCGCGACATCCTCCGGGAGGCCCGCCGCGGCCAGTACGAGACCTCACAGACGACCGACATCGCGGAGGAACTGGAGCCGCTGGAGGACTACTCGACGTACATCGACCAGGACGGCGACGAGTTCGCCGTCCGCGACCGGGTCAAGGAGAAGGTCACGTTCGAACAGCACGACCTCATCCGCGGCGACCCGAAGCGTGACTTCGACCTCGTGCTCTGTCGGAACCTGCTCATCTACATCGACGCGGACTACAAGATTCCCATCTTCGAGACCATCCGCGGCTCGCTCCGCGACGACGGGCACCTGATGATAGGCATGACCGAGACCCTGCCCTCGGAATCGCGCGAGCACTTCGAGCCGGTGCACAAGCAACACCGCATCTACCGACGGGACTAA
- a CDS encoding cyclophilin-like fold protein — MTDLTVTVDGHELAASWTDENPETRDAIADALPVEGDAARWGDELYFSIPVDVPPENAQEEVPVGAVAYWPQGDALCLFWGPTPASQGEEPRAAGPVSVVARLDDVTPLADLDGGATVRVDPA, encoded by the coding sequence ATGACCGACCTGACAGTGACCGTCGACGGCCACGAACTCGCGGCGTCGTGGACGGACGAGAACCCGGAGACGCGGGACGCCATCGCCGACGCGCTCCCGGTCGAGGGCGACGCGGCGCGGTGGGGCGACGAACTGTACTTCTCGATTCCCGTGGACGTGCCCCCGGAGAACGCCCAGGAGGAGGTCCCGGTCGGTGCGGTGGCGTACTGGCCCCAGGGCGACGCGCTCTGTCTGTTCTGGGGACCGACGCCCGCCAGCCAGGGCGAGGAACCGCGGGCCGCCGGCCCGGTCTCCGTCGTCGCACGACTCGACGACGTGACCCCGCTGGCGGACCTCGACGGCGGGGCAACAGTGCGAGTCGACCCGGCGTGA
- a CDS encoding alpha/beta hydrolase translates to MELRSHDVPADDGLTLNCWERSPADADEAVLFVHGVVTNARALFVTPVEGDTSYSWLHAASDLGRAAFAMDQRGYGDSDVPAVMDEPPEGRDPPTRADQAADDIAAVVDWIREDYDTVHLVGVSWGSHTTGRYLERDDPPVASLVHCAPVYEPAYDFETGLDALSIPDADRAWFEQDRETVRARSDHDPEVFDAIWRAQVESNQGVDDDTYVAQAGGIADWRESVRGDPVWDPANIDVPTMVFYGTDDTLADRQGSLACFDRLPVDKAEYVEMAGVDHYMMHGERRQEVFRLVSDFQDRVA, encoded by the coding sequence ATGGAACTCCGCTCGCACGACGTGCCGGCCGACGACGGCCTGACGCTGAACTGCTGGGAACGCTCGCCCGCCGACGCCGACGAAGCGGTGCTGTTCGTCCACGGCGTCGTCACCAACGCCCGGGCGCTGTTCGTCACGCCCGTCGAGGGCGACACCTCCTACTCCTGGCTGCACGCCGCCTCGGACCTGGGCCGGGCCGCCTTCGCGATGGACCAGCGCGGCTACGGCGACAGCGACGTGCCGGCGGTGATGGACGAACCGCCGGAGGGACGGGACCCGCCGACGCGCGCCGACCAGGCCGCGGACGACATCGCCGCGGTGGTCGACTGGATTCGCGAGGACTACGACACGGTCCACCTGGTCGGCGTCTCCTGGGGGTCGCACACGACGGGGCGCTACCTCGAACGCGACGACCCGCCGGTCGCGTCGCTGGTCCACTGCGCACCCGTCTACGAGCCGGCCTACGACTTCGAGACCGGGCTGGATGCGCTCTCCATCCCGGACGCCGACCGCGCCTGGTTCGAGCAGGACCGCGAGACGGTCCGGGCGCGCTCGGACCACGACCCGGAAGTCTTCGACGCCATCTGGCGCGCGCAGGTCGAGTCCAACCAGGGCGTCGACGACGACACCTACGTCGCGCAGGCCGGCGGCATCGCCGACTGGAGAGAGTCGGTACGGGGCGACCCGGTCTGGGACCCCGCGAACATCGACGTGCCGACGATGGTCTTCTACGGCACCGACGACACTCTCGCGGATCGCCAGGGGTCGCTGGCCTGTTTCGACCGGCTACCGGTCGACAAGGCCGAGTACGTCGAGATGGCCGGCGTCGACCACTACATGATGCACGGGGAGCGACGGCAGGAGGTGTTCCGGCTGGTCAGTGACTTCCAGGACCGGGTGGCGTGA